A single genomic interval of Deinococcus sp. HSC-46F16 harbors:
- a CDS encoding LptA/OstA family protein, whose product MKKRTALILALAVTPVLAQTAAEKRIINIQGAPRGDLRNGPLTFTGSPVKATVSSLQIQAKQATLAAPAGTPLTNAKGKRTANFSDDITVSRGRLTAKGDRLAYSEASGQGVMSGNARATFVPDDKSNGDTVTITAGQMSLDVDNNMSTSTGNVTLKNGIQSGKADKLVFDEDRELAQLTGSPTLTRAAKGNQKELTITGQEVRARTAEKTLYVRGGVKLVQGTLTTTGNAVYYDDKKNVAYVVGNAVSTDSKTKVTVRAPASGALEQRTDLGRVRALNTAYKIPTEQFELRGE is encoded by the coding sequence ATGAAGAAGCGCACTGCCCTGATTCTGGCCCTCGCCGTCACGCCCGTGCTCGCGCAGACCGCCGCCGAGAAGCGCATCATCAACATCCAGGGAGCGCCGCGCGGCGACCTGCGCAACGGGCCGCTGACCTTCACCGGCAGCCCGGTCAAGGCGACCGTGAGCAGCCTGCAAATCCAGGCGAAGCAGGCCACCCTGGCCGCGCCCGCCGGAACCCCCCTCACCAACGCCAAGGGCAAGCGCACGGCCAACTTCAGCGACGACATCACCGTGAGCCGGGGCCGCCTGACCGCCAAGGGTGACCGGCTCGCCTACAGCGAGGCCAGCGGCCAGGGCGTGATGAGCGGCAACGCGCGGGCGACCTTCGTGCCCGACGACAAGTCGAATGGCGACACCGTGACCATCACGGCCGGGCAGATGAGCCTTGACGTGGACAACAACATGTCCACCTCGACGGGCAACGTGACCCTCAAGAACGGCATCCAGAGCGGCAAGGCCGACAAGCTGGTCTTCGACGAGGACCGCGAACTCGCCCAGCTCACCGGCAGCCCCACCCTGACCCGGGCCGCCAAGGGCAACCAGAAGGAACTCACCATCACCGGGCAGGAGGTCCGCGCCCGCACCGCAGAGAAGACCCTCTACGTGCGCGGCGGGGTCAAGCTGGTGCAGGGCACCCTGACCACCACCGGCAACGCCGTGTACTACGACGACAAGAAGAACGTCGCGTACGTGGTCGGCAACGCGGTCAGCACCGACTCCAAGACCAAGGTGACGGTCCGCGCCCCGGCCAGCGGCGCCCTGGAGCAGCGCACCGACCTCGGCCGCGTGCGGGCGCTGAACACCGCCTACAAGATTCCCACCGAGCAGTTCGAGCTGCGCGGCGAATAA
- a CDS encoding 3'-5' exonuclease: MAPPPAAPGPPPRLAGLTQPIVFLDTETGGRDPRRHPLLTVGLVTLTPAGEVTRPLHLRVRHDTYDVEEEAMAVNGIDLTAHHAQAQPPEAVADAIRAYAAKEGRVMLGGHNFGFDLGFLRPLLPDLGSVFRRGQVDTKVTAQFLIHAGLLPRKVGTALDDLAAHFGITYQAHDALEDARATAEVYAACLRRVRSPQG; this comes from the coding sequence ATGGCTCCGCCCCCTGCTGCCCCTGGCCCGCCGCCGCGCCTCGCCGGGCTGACGCAGCCCATCGTCTTTCTGGATACCGAGACGGGCGGGCGCGACCCCCGGCGTCACCCCCTGCTGACCGTCGGGCTGGTCACCCTGACCCCGGCGGGCGAGGTGACCCGGCCCCTGCACCTGCGGGTGCGTCACGACACCTACGATGTGGAGGAGGAGGCGATGGCCGTCAACGGCATCGACCTCACGGCCCACCACGCCCAGGCCCAGCCTCCGGAAGCCGTCGCCGACGCCATCCGCGCTTACGCCGCCAAGGAAGGACGGGTCATGCTGGGGGGGCACAATTTCGGCTTTGACCTGGGCTTCCTGCGCCCGCTGCTGCCCGACCTGGGCAGCGTGTTTCGGCGCGGGCAGGTGGACACCAAGGTCACAGCGCAGTTCCTGATTCATGCCGGGCTGCTGCCGCGCAAGGTGGGCACCGCGCTCGACGACCTCGCGGCGCACTTCGGCATCACCTACCAGGCCCACGACGCGCTCGAAGACGCCCGCGCCACCGCCGAGGTCTACGCGGCCTGCCTGCGGCGGGTGCGGTCCCCCCAGGGCTAG
- a CDS encoding AIM24 family protein: protein MEYRLFPEVTEERTAAGLKLQVVEYEARPAYPPLEGYLEAVNRPARSRQLAIHTDGSGAVTLEPGALQYLRGEIEMEATRSGGGGLGGFLRGAVTAAASGEGLYKTAYRGAGVIYTEPTSLHFLLDELTGEDLIVDDGAFVACAGDITVGRHVNAGLAAAVGSGEGRVQPKLSGRGLFALQSPVPPAEFQIVDLRNETLKVDGNLVLAYTGGLAFSVERSSRGLIGSGRTGEGFVQAYRGTGRVWLAPTLPLHRPALPSVLPG, encoded by the coding sequence ATGGAATACCGCCTCTTTCCCGAAGTCACCGAGGAACGCACCGCCGCTGGCCTGAAGCTTCAGGTCGTGGAGTACGAGGCGCGGCCCGCCTATCCGCCGCTGGAAGGCTATCTGGAAGCGGTCAACCGCCCCGCCCGGTCGCGGCAACTGGCGATCCATACTGACGGGTCGGGGGCGGTCACCCTGGAGCCCGGCGCCCTCCAATACCTGCGCGGCGAGATCGAGATGGAGGCGACCCGCAGCGGGGGCGGTGGCCTGGGCGGGTTCCTGCGCGGGGCGGTTACGGCGGCGGCGAGCGGCGAGGGCCTCTACAAAACGGCCTACCGGGGGGCGGGCGTGATCTACACCGAGCCTACCTCCCTGCATTTCCTGCTGGACGAACTGACCGGCGAGGACCTGATCGTGGACGACGGCGCCTTCGTCGCCTGCGCGGGCGACATCACCGTGGGGCGGCACGTCAACGCGGGGCTGGCGGCGGCGGTCGGCAGCGGCGAGGGCCGGGTGCAGCCCAAGCTGTCAGGCCGGGGCCTCTTTGCCCTGCAAAGCCCGGTGCCGCCCGCCGAGTTTCAGATCGTCGACCTGCGGAACGAGACGCTGAAGGTGGACGGCAACCTCGTGCTGGCGTACACGGGCGGCCTCGCCTTCAGCGTGGAGCGCAGCAGCCGGGGCCTGATCGGCAGCGGTCGCACGGGCGAGGGCTTCGTGCAGGCCTACCGGGGCACCGGGCGGGTGTGGCTCGCGCCCACGCTACCGCTGCACCGCCCGGCGCTGCCGTCTGTCTTGCCTGGATAA
- a CDS encoding universal stress protein, which produces MTDPVFSPGGMGSQPFSRVLVGTDFSAAADHALAVARLRFPDALRRLVHVTDARVTATPDLMGGVTPAALDPTLLHTLESADGERLKTLSASDEEAELLVGDPVTGILDAAERWGADLIVVGTHSKGALEHFFVGSSAEKLISRSPVPVLTVCLPGEGR; this is translated from the coding sequence ATGACCGACCCTGTTTTCTCGCCCGGCGGCATGGGAAGCCAGCCCTTCTCACGGGTGCTTGTCGGCACCGACTTCTCGGCGGCAGCCGACCACGCCCTCGCGGTGGCCCGGCTGCGCTTCCCGGACGCCCTGCGGCGGCTGGTGCACGTGACCGACGCCCGCGTGACCGCCACCCCCGACCTGATGGGCGGCGTGACCCCGGCGGCGCTCGACCCCACGCTGCTCCACACCCTGGAGAGCGCGGACGGCGAGCGCCTGAAGACCCTCTCTGCCTCCGACGAGGAGGCCGAACTGCTCGTGGGCGACCCGGTGACGGGCATTCTCGACGCCGCCGAGCGCTGGGGGGCCGATCTGATCGTGGTGGGGACGCACTCGAAGGGAGCGCTGGAACATTTCTTCGTGGGCAGCAGCGCCGAGAAGCTGATCAGCCGCAGCCCGGTCCCGGTGCTGACCGTGTGCCTGCCGGGAGAGGGGCGGTGA
- a CDS encoding acyl-CoA dehydrogenase family protein gives MIDEFAVSDLLSPDEKLIRESVRSFCDAELMPQIAEWWDAGTLPVRDVMRQFGQMGLLGPTTPEEYGGAGTSYSAYGAMMYELERVDSGLRSAASVQGSLVMFPIHEYGSEEQKRKYLPGLASGELIGCFGLTEPDGGSDPGAMRTRARRDGGEYVLNGSKMWITNSPAADLGVVWAKDEEGVVRGFIVPTDAPGFHAPEIKRKMSLRASVTGEIVLEDCRIPAGNLLPGSGGLKSPLSCLTSARFGIAWGAMGALEAVLQTALDYTGSRTTFGKPIAGRQLVQDKLVRMATDHSAGLLLAWRLGRLKDAGRMNYAQVSYAKRNNVRVALGGARLSRELLGGNGITTEYPVIRHMLNLETVDTYEGTHDIHTLIVGRHLTGVGALE, from the coding sequence ATGATCGACGAATTTGCCGTCTCCGACCTGCTCTCCCCCGACGAGAAACTCATCCGCGAGAGCGTGCGCTCGTTCTGCGACGCCGAACTCATGCCGCAGATCGCCGAGTGGTGGGACGCGGGCACTTTGCCCGTGCGTGACGTGATGCGCCAGTTCGGGCAGATGGGCCTGCTGGGACCGACCACCCCGGAGGAGTACGGCGGCGCGGGCACGAGCTACAGCGCGTACGGCGCGATGATGTACGAACTGGAGCGGGTGGACAGCGGCCTGCGGTCGGCGGCGAGCGTGCAGGGCAGCCTGGTGATGTTTCCCATCCACGAGTACGGCTCGGAGGAGCAGAAGCGGAAGTATCTGCCCGGCCTCGCCTCCGGCGAACTGATCGGCTGCTTCGGCCTCACCGAGCCCGACGGCGGCTCCGACCCCGGCGCGATGCGGACCCGCGCCCGGCGGGACGGGGGCGAGTACGTCCTGAACGGCAGCAAGATGTGGATCACCAATTCTCCCGCCGCCGACCTCGGGGTGGTGTGGGCCAAGGACGAGGAGGGGGTGGTGCGCGGCTTTATCGTGCCCACCGACGCGCCGGGCTTCCACGCGCCCGAGATCAAGCGGAAGATGAGCCTGCGGGCCTCGGTGACGGGGGAAATCGTGCTGGAGGACTGCCGCATTCCGGCGGGGAACCTGCTGCCCGGCTCGGGGGGCCTGAAGTCGCCGCTCTCCTGCCTGACCTCGGCCCGCTTCGGAATCGCGTGGGGGGCGATGGGGGCGCTGGAGGCGGTGCTCCAGACGGCGCTGGACTACACCGGCAGCCGCACGACCTTCGGCAAGCCCATCGCCGGACGGCAGCTCGTGCAGGACAAGCTGGTGCGGATGGCGACCGACCACTCGGCCGGGCTGCTGCTGGCGTGGCGGCTGGGGAGGCTCAAGGACGCGGGCCGCATGAATTACGCGCAGGTCAGCTACGCCAAACGCAACAACGTGCGGGTGGCCCTGGGGGGCGCACGACTGTCCCGCGAGCTGCTGGGCGGCAACGGCATCACGACCGAGTACCCCGTCATTCGCCACATGCTGAACCTGGAGACGGTGGACACCTACGAGGGCACCCACGATATCCACACCCTGATCGTGGGGCGGCACCTGACGGGCGTGGGGGCGCTGGAGTGA
- a CDS encoding LptA/OstA family protein, with translation MPRRPLLLTLTLLLGAALPAVTHAQETPPATPPTESQPAESPAPEAPPSETAEPEETAPAEPGAETSSLELVRRGDDGQERRIRIVRTGTSDETGIFTICSPQDDEPEGSPNVAVFSESGPGGVQITIDQNVIRVPLALVTQRPAAEGEGSDGRVEASAGTARFLDEAPQGKTDRLSRCAVEAAPKPAPDTVLVTQGRTELKGQKLVYDETDGIARIDGPITFTRPGDDGPLTGQSERIEVEVDTEKTVLIGAVVLNSPGGRVSRAARVEYDDEANLARLIGTAEQPAESTLRGDVLRAGELLYDLERNEVVARAPEGGTITGEFQDGEPTNPAPRTP, from the coding sequence GTGCCCCGCCGCCCCCTGCTGCTGACGCTGACCCTGCTGCTGGGGGCGGCCCTGCCTGCTGTCACACACGCACAGGAGACGCCTCCCGCCACGCCGCCCACGGAAAGCCAGCCCGCCGAATCCCCGGCACCGGAAGCGCCGCCGTCCGAGACCGCCGAGCCGGAAGAGACCGCGCCCGCCGAGCCGGGAGCCGAGACCTCCAGCCTGGAACTCGTGCGCCGGGGCGACGACGGGCAGGAGCGGCGCATCCGCATCGTGCGGACGGGCACCAGCGACGAGACGGGCATCTTCACGATCTGTAGCCCGCAGGACGACGAGCCAGAGGGGTCGCCCAACGTGGCCGTCTTCTCCGAGTCGGGGCCGGGCGGCGTGCAGATCACCATCGACCAGAATGTCATCCGGGTGCCGCTGGCCCTGGTGACCCAGCGCCCCGCTGCCGAGGGCGAGGGCAGCGACGGCCGGGTGGAAGCCAGCGCCGGAACCGCCCGCTTTCTGGACGAGGCGCCCCAGGGCAAGACCGACCGCCTCAGCCGCTGCGCGGTGGAAGCCGCCCCCAAGCCCGCGCCTGACACCGTGCTCGTCACCCAGGGCCGCACCGAGCTCAAGGGCCAGAAGCTCGTCTACGACGAGACAGACGGCATCGCCCGCATCGACGGCCCCATCACCTTCACCCGCCCCGGCGACGACGGCCCCCTGACCGGCCAGAGCGAGCGCATCGAGGTGGAGGTGGACACCGAGAAGACCGTGCTGATCGGCGCGGTGGTGCTGAACAGTCCCGGTGGCCGCGTGAGCCGCGCCGCCCGCGTGGAGTATGACGACGAGGCCAACCTCGCCCGCCTGATCGGCACCGCCGAGCAGCCCGCCGAGAGCACCCTGCGCGGGGACGTGCTGCGGGCCGGGGAGCTGTTGTACGACCTCGAACGCAACGAGGTGGTGGCCCGCGCCCCCGAGGGCGGCACGATCACCGGAGAGTTTCAGGACGGCGAACCGACGAACCCAGCGCCCCGAACGCCATAA
- a CDS encoding L-lactate dehydrogenase has product MKVGVVGSGLVGATAAYALTLRGSCSDLMLVDRDEARAQAEAQDIAHAAPISHGTRVSSGGYAALEDCRVVVVAAGANQQPGETRLDLLEKNAAIFRDVIPQVSQHAPDAVLLIATNPVDILTDLAGRLAPNQPVLGSGTVLDSARFRHLIAERAGVDATHVHGYVLGEHGDSEVLAWSTAAVAGLPVADFMRSRGLEWTPEVQSDIDRGTRDAAAAIIGGKRATYYGIGAALARIAEAILDDRRAVLTVSAPTPEYGVSLSLPRIVGARGVEATLTPVLTPEEREGLEASARVLRESGEKVLG; this is encoded by the coding sequence GTGAAGGTCGGGGTCGTCGGCTCGGGGCTGGTGGGGGCAACCGCCGCCTACGCCCTGACCCTGCGCGGCTCGTGCAGCGACCTCATGCTGGTGGACCGCGACGAGGCCCGCGCCCAGGCCGAGGCGCAGGACATCGCCCACGCCGCGCCCATCAGCCACGGCACCCGCGTGAGCAGCGGGGGGTACGCGGCCCTGGAGGATTGCCGGGTCGTGGTCGTCGCGGCCGGTGCCAACCAGCAGCCCGGCGAAACCCGCCTCGACCTGTTGGAGAAGAACGCGGCCATCTTCCGCGACGTGATTCCGCAAGTCTCCCAACACGCCCCCGACGCCGTGCTGCTGATCGCCACCAACCCGGTGGACATCCTGACCGACCTCGCCGGGCGGCTCGCGCCGAACCAGCCAGTGCTGGGGTCGGGCACGGTGCTGGACTCGGCCCGCTTTCGCCACCTGATCGCGGAGCGGGCGGGGGTGGACGCCACCCATGTCCACGGCTACGTGCTGGGCGAACACGGCGACAGCGAGGTGCTGGCCTGGAGCACGGCGGCGGTAGCGGGCCTGCCCGTGGCGGACTTCATGCGCTCGCGCGGGCTGGAGTGGACGCCGGAGGTGCAGTCGGACATTGACCGGGGGACCCGCGACGCCGCCGCCGCGATCATCGGCGGAAAGCGGGCGACCTACTACGGCATCGGGGCCGCGCTCGCCCGCATCGCGGAGGCCATCTTGGACGACCGCCGCGCCGTCCTGACCGTCAGCGCCCCCACGCCCGAATACGGCGTGAGCCTCAGCCTGCCGCGCATCGTGGGGGCGCGGGGGGTGGAGGCCACCCTGACCCCCGTTCTGACCCCGGAGGAGCGCGAGGGACTGGAGGCCAGTGCCCGCGTCCTGCGCGAGAGCGGGGAGAAGGTGCTGGGGTAG
- a CDS encoding DUF3105 domain-containing protein encodes MKRLLIPLALPLLLAACSGGSLEGVQTFDYKGGDHRTGSLVYAETPPVGGAHNAMWQNCGVYDQPLYNEYAVHSLEHGAVWITYRPDLPASDVAALKELVDGRPYTLLSPHTGLSSPIVMSAWNAQLAVDSASDERLKPFLDKYEQGATAPERGAACSGGYGGTQ; translated from the coding sequence GTGAAGCGTCTCCTGATTCCCCTCGCCCTGCCCCTCCTGCTCGCCGCCTGCTCGGGCGGTTCCCTGGAAGGCGTCCAGACCTTCGACTACAAGGGCGGCGACCACCGCACCGGCTCGCTGGTCTATGCCGAGACGCCCCCGGTGGGCGGCGCCCACAACGCCATGTGGCAGAACTGCGGCGTCTACGACCAGCCCCTCTACAACGAGTACGCCGTCCACAGCCTCGAACACGGCGCGGTGTGGATCACCTACCGCCCCGACCTCCCCGCGTCGGATGTGGCGGCCCTGAAGGAACTGGTCGACGGGCGGCCCTACACCCTGCTCAGCCCGCACACCGGCCTCTCCAGCCCCATCGTCATGAGCGCCTGGAATGCCCAGCTCGCGGTGGACAGCGCCAGCGACGAACGGCTGAAGCCTTTCCTCGACAAATACGAACAGGGCGCGACCGCCCCCGAACGCGGCGCGGCCTGCTCGGGAGGATACGGGGGAACGCAGTAA
- a CDS encoding TatD family hydrolase — protein sequence MIDTHCHLDYLDDPASARGELGLTGMVCIGAGPEHARKAVALAEAFPDVWATVGLHPTGTEDDSPDARTDLEALALHPRVVGIGESGLDDYWDETRRGPQLSAFEWQLDLAARVGKPLVIHVRDKAGQDSAHRGVMDVLGAWPDVPVILHCFSGHPGLLAFGLERGAYFGFAGNTTYKNAREIQEAARVVPLDHLLLETDAPFLAPVPKRGKPNRPGYVRHTLEFVAGLREMDPAELERVTDGNARRIYRLPGA from the coding sequence ATGATCGACACCCACTGCCACCTCGACTACCTCGACGACCCGGCCTCGGCGCGGGGGGAACTCGGCCTGACCGGGATGGTCTGTATCGGCGCGGGGCCGGAGCACGCGCGAAAGGCAGTGGCGCTGGCCGAGGCGTTCCCCGACGTGTGGGCGACGGTGGGCCTGCACCCGACGGGTACAGAGGACGATTCGCCGGACGCCCGCACCGATCTCGAAGCCCTGGCCCTGCACCCCCGCGTGGTGGGCATCGGGGAGAGCGGGCTGGACGACTACTGGGACGAGACGCGGCGGGGGCCGCAGCTCTCGGCCTTCGAGTGGCAACTCGACCTCGCAGCGCGGGTAGGCAAACCGCTGGTCATCCACGTGCGGGACAAGGCCGGGCAGGACTCGGCCCACCGGGGCGTGATGGACGTGCTCGGGGCGTGGCCGGACGTGCCCGTCATCCTGCACTGCTTTTCCGGGCATCCCGGCCTGCTCGCGTTCGGGTTGGAGCGCGGCGCGTACTTCGGCTTCGCGGGGAACACGACCTACAAGAACGCCCGCGAGATTCAGGAGGCCGCCCGCGTGGTGCCGCTGGACCACCTGCTGCTGGAGACGGACGCCCCTTTCCTCGCCCCGGTCCCCAAGCGCGGCAAGCCCAACCGCCCCGGCTACGTGCGGCACACGCTGGAATTTGTCGCGGGCCTGCGCGAAATGGACCCTGCTGAGCTGGAGCGCGTCACCGACGGCAATGCCCGCCGCATCTACCGCCTGCCCGGCGCGTAG
- a CDS encoding alpha/beta fold hydrolase has protein sequence MASGLREQGEGEPALVLLSGLGDPAAWWWTAPTPQEARPHWRGLEGEPRAGIAPTLAQWTRVVAYDRAGVGASPLPAQPHTWADVYAELDAVLDSFQPSQPPILVGHSLGGMIASTYARRRPGRVGGLVLLDPTPPPLAAPPPMPLPEPLALTPFGPEEVAPGALGDLPLLLIAPDRPATPAEAPGRTQEQLDARFHTRRARHLEWLTLSGRSRAVGVDHSGHYVHLERPQVVVEAIRAFWENSA, from the coding sequence GTGGCCTCTGGGCTGCGGGAGCAGGGAGAGGGTGAACCCGCCCTCGTCCTCCTCTCCGGCCTGGGTGACCCCGCCGCGTGGTGGTGGACGGCTCCGACGCCCCAGGAAGCGCGGCCACACTGGCGAGGACTGGAGGGCGAACCCCGGGCGGGCATCGCCCCCACCCTCGCGCAGTGGACGCGGGTCGTGGCCTACGACCGGGCGGGCGTGGGGGCCAGCCCCCTACCGGCCCAGCCCCACACCTGGGCGGATGTGTATGCGGAGCTGGACGCCGTGCTGGACAGCTTCCAGCCCTCACAACCACCCATCCTGGTGGGCCACTCGCTCGGCGGGATGATCGCTTCCACCTACGCCCGGCGGCGACCGGGGCGTGTGGGCGGCCTCGTGCTGCTGGACCCGACTCCACCGCCCCTCGCCGCTCCGCCGCCCATGCCTCTGCCGGAGCCGCTCGCGCTGACCCCGTTCGGGCCGGAGGAGGTGGCACCAGGGGCCCTGGGGGACCTCCCCCTGCTGCTGATCGCGCCGGATCGCCCCGCCACGCCCGCCGAGGCGCCGGGCCGCACCCAGGAGCAGCTGGACGCCCGCTTTCACACCCGCCGCGCCCGGCATCTGGAGTGGCTGACCCTGTCGGGCCGCAGCCGGGCGGTAGGGGTGGACCACTCCGGTCACTACGTGCATCTGGAGCGGCCGCAGGTCGTGGTGGAGGCGATTCGCGCGTTCTGGGAGAATTCGGCATAA
- a CDS encoding MOSC domain-containing protein, translated as MTPRVEAVSLSPEHRFSKTPRPEVRLLAGLGVEGDAHAGRTVKHRSRVAQNPEQPNLRQIHLIHVELLEELAGQGFTVRPGDLGENVLTRGLDLLALPTGTRLHLGEAAVVEVTGLRNPCGQINAFQPGLLAAVMGRDEHGGLVRKAGVMGVVLTGGVVRPGDPVRAGWPPEPHRALERV; from the coding sequence GTGACCCCCAGGGTGGAGGCGGTCAGCCTCAGCCCGGAGCACCGCTTCAGCAAAACGCCCCGGCCGGAGGTGCGCCTGCTCGCGGGCCTGGGCGTGGAGGGCGACGCCCACGCGGGCCGCACGGTCAAACACCGCTCGCGGGTGGCGCAGAACCCGGAGCAGCCCAATCTGCGGCAGATTCATCTGATCCATGTCGAGCTGCTGGAGGAACTGGCCGGGCAGGGCTTCACGGTGCGCCCCGGCGATCTTGGGGAGAACGTGCTTACGCGCGGCTTGGACCTGCTGGCCCTCCCCACCGGCACCCGCCTGCATCTGGGCGAGGCGGCGGTGGTGGAGGTGACGGGCCTGCGGAACCCCTGCGGTCAGATCAACGCCTTCCAGCCGGGCCTGCTCGCGGCGGTGATGGGGCGCGACGAGCACGGCGGGCTGGTCCGCAAGGCGGGGGTGATGGGGGTCGTGTTGACGGGGGGCGTGGTGCGGCCGGGCGACCCGGTGCGGGCGGGGTGGCCGCCGGAACCTCACCGGGCGCTGGAGCGGGTTTGA
- a CDS encoding MBL fold metallo-hydrolase RNA specificity domain-containing protein codes for MHLQSLGAALTVTGSAHLLDAPGGPVLVDCGMFQGGDELEARNREPFPFDPADLQAVLLTHAHLDHIGRLPLLVRQGFRGPVYCTPPTAALAETVLLDSARLQVEGYRQDLRRARRTGREDEVPEPLYDEEDVHRTLALLRPAFQFGETLKVGRLRVTPGRAGHILGSAYLLLEDGDARVILSGDLGNRESGLQLDFAPPPEADAVVIESTYADHRHRSLPETLAELRDTLRQSVRAGGKILIPSFAIERTQFILAELKNLMDAGEVPRIPVFLDSPMAARATHAYFEFGDELIPPVRDALQRGEDPFRPSTLHTVLTGEESRRLNRYDGPAIILAGNGMMTGGRIQHHLKHHLWKPSTSLIIVSYQSPSSLGGRLVAGADTVRVMGEEIAVRAQIHTIGGFSAHADQDDLLAFLESAGQPRVWLVHGEPEVMEAFLPVLEARGLSANLVPDRERVDLLTTTFPAGRPPGMPQADGVVRRPEE; via the coding sequence ATGCACCTGCAAAGTCTGGGCGCGGCCCTCACCGTCACCGGAAGTGCCCATCTGCTGGACGCGCCCGGCGGCCCGGTCCTCGTGGACTGCGGCATGTTTCAGGGTGGCGATGAGCTGGAGGCCCGCAACCGCGAGCCCTTCCCCTTCGACCCCGCCGACCTTCAGGCCGTGCTGCTCACCCACGCGCACCTCGACCATATCGGGCGGCTGCCGCTCTTGGTCCGGCAAGGCTTCCGGGGGCCGGTGTACTGCACGCCCCCGACGGCGGCTCTGGCCGAGACGGTGCTGCTGGACTCCGCCCGCCTGCAGGTCGAGGGCTACCGCCAGGACCTGCGCCGTGCCCGCCGCACGGGCCGTGAGGACGAGGTGCCCGAACCCCTCTACGACGAGGAAGACGTGCACCGCACCCTCGCCCTCCTGCGGCCCGCTTTCCAGTTCGGGGAGACGCTCAAGGTCGGCCGCTTGCGGGTCACGCCGGGGCGGGCGGGGCACATCCTGGGCAGCGCGTACCTGCTGCTCGAAGACGGCGACGCGCGGGTGATTCTCTCGGGCGACCTCGGCAACCGCGAGAGCGGGCTGCAACTCGATTTCGCCCCGCCACCCGAGGCCGACGCGGTGGTCATCGAGTCCACCTACGCCGACCACCGGCACCGCTCGCTGCCGGAGACGCTGGCCGAGTTGCGCGACACCCTGCGCCAGAGCGTGCGGGCCGGGGGCAAGATCCTGATTCCCTCTTTTGCCATTGAGCGCACCCAGTTCATTCTCGCCGAGCTCAAGAACCTGATGGACGCGGGCGAGGTGCCGCGCATCCCGGTCTTCCTCGACTCCCCGATGGCGGCGCGGGCCACCCACGCCTATTTCGAGTTCGGGGACGAGCTGATCCCGCCCGTGCGGGACGCGTTGCAGCGCGGCGAGGACCCCTTTCGCCCCTCGACCCTCCACACGGTCCTGACCGGCGAGGAATCCCGGCGGCTGAACCGCTACGACGGCCCGGCAATCATTCTGGCCGGAAACGGCATGATGACCGGGGGGCGCATTCAGCACCACCTCAAGCACCACCTCTGGAAGCCGTCCACCAGCCTGATCATCGTGAGCTACCAGTCGCCGTCCAGCCTGGGCGGGCGCCTCGTCGCGGGCGCGGACACCGTACGAGTCATGGGCGAGGAGATCGCCGTCCGCGCCCAGATTCACACCATCGGCGGCTTTTCCGCCCACGCCGATCAGGACGACCTTCTCGCCTTCTTGGAGTCAGCGGGGCAGCCCCGCGTGTGGCTGGTGCACGGCGAGCCGGAGGTGATGGAGGCCTTCTTGCCCGTGCTGGAGGCCCGTGGTCTGAGCGCCAACCTGGTGCCGGACCGCGAGCGGGTGGACCTGCTGACGACCACCTTCCCAGCAGGTCGCCCGCCGGGCATGCCCCAGGCGGACGGGGTGGTGCGGCGGCCCGAGGAGTAA